In the Callospermophilus lateralis isolate mCalLat2 chromosome 19, mCalLat2.hap1, whole genome shotgun sequence genome, CCTTGTTTTGTACAATAAATTGTTTTACAGATGTCCTGGTGGCTGTGAATTGGGTGAAGGGCAAGCCTTCTTGGGGTAAGATTACTTGTTCCTAAGAGCAAGTGGAGGCAAGTGTGCCTGGTGGGAAAAGGGTTCCAGGTAAACCCCCATCAGGAGCTAACAAAGGCCAGTTGCTCCTTAATTTGGAGATATTCCAAGGTTGAAGGCCTTCAATCCACTGTTCCTGAGCTTAGGGTCTCTATCTCTTCTATGGAGAATTTCATGTAAGTTTTTGCGTGACTCCATACTATATTCTAGGGACTTTATAAATAATCATCTCATTTAACCCTCACAACCACCTCAAGAGATAAAAATCTATCACTTCCATTTCAGAGATAAGAAAGCTGAGGCCTAGGAAGGCTGATGATCTTGCCTAAAGCCACACAGCTTATCAGGAAAATTGAACTTGAATTACCTTATGATAACATCACATGAGAATCTCTTTCTGATGGAAAGAAGGAACTAATACCTTTCAactgggaccaaaaaaaaaaaaaaaaaaatctgatctcATCTATGCCTCCATATAAACTAATGTTTCCAGCCTCATTTCCTTCAAATTTTAAGTCCTAATTCTCTGTCTTTTCTTGTGGTGGGAGACCCTGGACAAATCCCCCTTTTTCCCTTTCCTTATTGCTCAAAATGGTGAATGTGCAGCCCTTCTTGCACTATTTTGAAGACTACAATTAAGTCCTCTGTGACAGGAATTACCATCAATTTTTAGAGGAAGAATCTTAAACTTATGGAGGTCAGTGGCGTGCCCAAGGTCATACAGTAAGCGACTGCTTTATGTCAGAAGAGATGAGATGTCATAAGCTTAAGGCATCCTCCGTCATGCAAAAGGGCCTGGTGGGAGTTGTGGTTCCTCCAGAGCAAGTCTCCAGTATTCACACCGAATAGAGAGGGTGATCAGACTTAAGAGAGGCCTCAGCTCCAAGGTCCCAGGTTACTCCTTGACTGATGCTGCCCTCAAGCGGTGAAAACATGTGAGCATAGGGAAGCACAGCTGGAGAAAGCGGGAACTGGAACCATTGAGGTTTGTATTCCTgcacattctttattttttataggaGCCACGTAAAGTCCTTTAGGCCCTATTTAGGCTTATCCGAGAACACCGGGGACTAGCTCAGATTTAACCACAGAGCTGGGTTAAGCACAGCAAAATGCAGCACTTTCCGCAGGCCTCAGTCTCCCCATCTCTCAAGTGGGCAACTTAAAACAGAGGCCCAGGTGGAATAACGGGAAGAAAACCTGCGGTGCATGTGTGTGGGCCCAGGCAAACTATCTGAGTCACCGCTCCTCGTTGTATTTTTCCACCTCCCGGTTGGCGGGGTTCAGCAGGTCTACAGGAAGCTCCCCCGCGACGCCGGGCTTCGCACGCCCTGGCCACGCCCCTCTGCGCGCGGAGGTCTGGCCCCGCCCACAGAAGGATCCGCAGATTCGCTAGACCCGCTCCTCTGCTGAAAATTTTCATTGGACTCTGAGAAGACCCTTTGCGTTGTCCATTTTCCCCTAGGTCGGAAGTGGGCCGTCCCCTGAGTTGTGCTAGTACGAAAGATCCAGAAAAAGTGGCTGACCCTGTCAACAGGGCTGGGTTAACCAGGCGTTATTTTCTTGACTCCCCGAAGGCGGGTGAAGGGAGGCGACGGCTGAAGTCAGGAACAGTGGCTAATCTGCAACCTCTTAGATCTTTGGCCGCGCAAGGAAGGGGCAGGGAAGAGGAGCAAACGAGCACGCATCCTGTCCACCAATTCGCCCCGCCCGCCTGACGAATCTGCGTCTGTTCAACGCGCCACTCAAAACTCCCGAGCTCTGGCTGGCCTCCTCCCCTTCGCCCCGCCCCCTTTTCCTCAGGGATTAGTCGCAGCTTTCGTCGCCGCTGATTCGTTAAGAACCCCAGTCTGGAGCAGCTGGATAGTGGTGGTGAAACCCACTCTCCGGGGGATGCGGCCAATCTCCAGGTTCCTTGGGCCACAACTCCTGAGCCATACAGGGCGCCGGCCGAGGCAGGGTCGCTACCCTCGGACCCGTGGATCTCCAGGCAGCGCCTGTGACGAAAGTGCGAATGCAGACGCTGTGCCCTCTGGGCCTCGCGCAGGTGGCGGTGGTGTTTGGTGCGCGCGCCGgggaggtggtggtgggggggcgccgccgccgccaccgctGCGGGGCCGGGTCTCGcgctgccgccgccgccaccgccgcctCGCGCCGCTGAGGTGCCGcgcggggtggggggagggggagccGCTCGCCACGAGCGGGTGAGTAGGGCCGCGGCGCGCGTGCGCGGAGACCTGGGGGGGGTGCAGAACGCGCCGGGGCGGGAGGAGAGGGCAGCGGCGCGcgttccccccacccccccccgccCGGATTCGGGGCTGAAGCCGGGTCTCGGGCTCGGTCTCGCGGTGTTTCCAACGCCCCGAAGAGGTGCCACCTCTCGGCCAGAGGATCGGGGCGCGGGGACGGGAGCGGCTGTGTGGGAGCGGGAGCCGGGCTTGGCCCGGGCCGCTGGCCGGTGAGGAGGCGTGAGGGGGCGGGGCCTGCCAGGGGACGGGGGAGGGGTCTTGCGCCGAGGCCAAGTGGGGCGCGCGCTGGGGAGAGCGGGAAGGTAAGGGGGCGCGAGATGGGCCTGGGGGCCTGAGGGTAGagttgggaggtggagagagaatGGGGTGTTGTGGTGAGACAGGGTACTTGGGGCAAAATCTGAGGGAGCCACGGGGTCTGGGTGAGGTGTGGAAACTGGAGTGATGAGAGAACCTGGAATTTGGGCTAGCCAATGAGGGGACAGCAAGGGAGTCAGGCCTAAGTCCTGGACCCTCTTTGCGTATCCCTCTTTTCCTAACAGTGTAAATGAGCAAAGATGGATCAAGAAGGTGGGGGAGATGGGCAGAAAGCCCCGAGCTTCCAGTGGCGGAACTACAAGCTCATCGTGGATCCTGCCTTGGACCCTGCCTTGCGCAGGCCTTCTCAGAAGGTGTACCGCTATGACGGAATCCACTTCAGTGTCAACGTGAGTGCCCCAGGGCTTTCCTTGCTTTCTAGGGGACTCTAGGGCCCCCTTTTCTCTCTTAGTCTTTTCAGCACCTAGAGCTCCCATACTCAGAGCTTGCCTTCTCAAAAATGAGCAGGTGACCCCAGCTCTTTAGCATCATATGGGTCCTCAGATGGGCCTTTTAGAGCTCAACAATTTGGCTTCATCCTGAGCTGTGTTTCTGTTCCTGCTTTCCTTACTAGGACTCAAAGTATATACCAGTCGAAGACCTCCAAGACCCCCGTTGCCATGTCAGGTCCAAAAACAGAGACTTTTCCCTCCCAGTCCCTAAGTTTAAGGTAGGTGTCTCCTGGTATGGTGGCCTTTGGAGGGTGTGGAGGATCCTGGCACTGTAGTTTTTACAGAGCCTGATAAAATGGGATTTCCAGTAAAAGACTGACAGCCAGATATGACAGCTTCTGGGTCTGTGAGGCTGGGATGTTCTGGACAGGAGGTACATTTGTATAGTTGTGGTGTCTCAGGTGTATCTCTGGTGGTAAGGCTGTTGAATTCTTGAAAGATGAGGTAAGGACAGGTTTAGCTGTCATGTCTGTCACTGTGTATTCCTAGACATGACAGCAGGAAATCCCAGTTCTTCAGCAATTAAGGGGAGTGACAAGACCATTGCCCATGTTCTTCACCTCTCATTTGGCCATGTGATCCTCCATCTTGTTTCCTAAGAGCATTTCCATTTTCCAATCCAAGCAGAGTACTCACCAGGCCTTGAACTGAGCTTAGAAAACTGGTGGTTCTaagtttttgtctttgtttttgtctTAATTATTTTTCCTTCACTAGTTTTCTTCTTTCTAGGTAGTTTATAGAGTCCCTTCACCCTTTTTTTCCTTGGTGTACTTTTTCTGGACAATCCCTATAGCTTTGACTATTACTTCAGCATTAATGATTTCCAAATATGTTTCTAGTCAACATCAATCTCGAACTCTACACTTGTGTGCCTTGTAGGGGACAGCTCCATCTGGAGGCCCCACAGACATTTCAAACTCAAGAAGAGATTTAAAACAAATCTCTTTGCCTCTCAGTCCTATTCTTCCTTCATTTTCTCTACTGATAAATGTAACACCATTTCCTTATCTGCACAGACTGGAAATCTAGGAATTAACCAGCAGTTTTTCCTCTCAATTTTTAAATTCCTGTTGCCATTTCCTTAATGTGGACCCTTGTATTCATTTCAGTGGGTTtccttgcctctgtgcttcactcAACTGCTCTGTCCTGCTGACAGTTGACTCtatgctagggatgtggctcagtggttaagagaatAGTAAAGAGATTCTACTATTCTCTTATTTTACTTTTGTTGCCAAGTCTATGTTTTTGAGCATTGGCATGTATAGTGATTGATCTGGCCAAGCCTTATCGTCTGCTTTGACATCTATCTTTTCATATCAtataatttgtaatttttataAATACCAGGTCTTTCCTAAcaatcttatttgtttatttacatattgtgttattcaacctagggcctcacacatattaggcaaacactaaactacatccccagcccttttcattttatttcaaggTAGTGTCTCAGTTgcacagactggccttgaacttgtgattcttctgcctttaTCTCCTGAGGAGCTGAGAGTATAGAAGTGGCACCTCTGTGcctatttgcttgtttttttgagatggggtcttgctctgttgccaggctggcctcaaactcctagccttaagcaattctcctgcctcaacctcctgaggagctgggactacaggtatatgccactgtgcccagctgccaAGTTGTTTTATAGTTCCACATCCTAGAAGTACTTGTTATTTTGGTAGACTCCTGTGAATTCAGAAACCCATGAGTTCTTCCCTGATTCAACTCTGTATACAGGTTCCCTTCTTTTGACTCTCAGAAACCATTTACACTCTTTCTGTGTCACTTTGTGATTGTGTATGTCTGGCCTGTCTACTTTTGTAAATGGGAATCTCTTTTTTTCCACCTTTGTATTTATAGCCTATTATAGTTGTTAAaagctgaactagtggattatttTCCTACAACCAGTTCTTTCCATGTGTATATTTCTATTCCTAGTTCTTGCCATTCTATGGTACAGGAATTCAGGGAGAGAAAGGTCAAGACTGATGTAGTCCTTGTTGTGACCTCCTTCCCTTGCCCCTACTTCTGAGATGTCTCTCTTGACTTCATGAAGCTTAGCTAAAGATTCTCAAAAGGCAAAGAAACAGTGATTAGTATAGAGATCTCAGACCAACTCTTGTCTTCTCCACAGCTGGATGAGTTCTATATTGGACAGATTCCACTTAAGGAAGTGACTTTTGCAAGGCTGAATGACAATGTGCGGGAAACCTTCTTAAAGGATATGTGCCGAAAGTATGGTGAGGTAGAAGAGGTAGAGATCCTTCTTCACCCTCGTACTCGAAAGCACCTGGGCCTGGCCCGTGTGCTTTTCACCAGCACTCGGGGTGCCAAGGAAACAGTCAAAAATCTCCACCTTACCTCCGTCATGGGCAACATCATCCATGCTCAGCTTGACATCAAAGGTGAGGGGCTTCCATGCCTGCTGCTCAAGGTTGGTCTTTATCGTAGATTGTAAACTTACATGCTTGTTGGGATTccttttctgaaagtcttggggGCCAAATGTGTATTTAAACTgagaatttttcaacttttaaagAGGAATTATAGTCTGTGTATTATGCTTTCTTTGTATGTTGCCAGCATGGTTGGGGTGGCACTTCATAGTTGCATGAATATCCATAAAAAATTTTAGCTAGGTGTGGTGttgtatgcctgtaattccagtgattctggaggctgaggcaggaggattacaaattccaggtcatcctcagcaatttagtgagaccctgtctcaaaataaaaaaattaaaaaaaaagggctggtggtgcacacctataatcccaggggctgaggcaggaggatcatgagttcaaagccaactcggcaacttagtgaggtcctaagaaactcagtgagacctgtatttatataaaatacaaaaaagggttggggaaatgcctcggtggttaagtgcccctgagttcaatcctcaatacgggggaaaagaaaaaaaagaaagaaattaaaaagagggctggggatatagctcaatgattAAAGTACCCCTTTtttccagtactgcaaaaaaagaaaacaggaaactgTAATGAAGCATAATACATGGTAGGATGAATAAAGACTATAGTAAATCAGGTTTGATTTTAATAAcaaattctcaaaaatattagGTTTTCAAGCCGGGCactcctgaaatcccagtggctcaggaggctgaggcaggaggattgtgagttcaaagccagcctcagcaacagcaaggcgctaagcaactctgtgagaccctgtctctaaataaaaatacaaaatgtggctctaaataaaaatacaaaatgtggcccctgagttcaatccctggtacccccaaaatatttttctatatattaggttttcagccgggcatggtggtgcacacctgtaatcccagcagcttgggaggctgaggcaggagaatcacaagttcaaagccagcctcagaaacttagcaaggtcttaagcaacttagtgagatcccatctcaaaatacaaattaaaaagatctgtggatatggctcagtgtttaagcatgtCTGGATTCAGTCGCTGGTACAAGGGGAAAAAattaagttttcattttttggtTTAGTTTGGTTTGGATTTTGAAATTTTAGCCAGACATGGtaccacatgcctgtaatcctagggacttggaggctgaggcagggggctcATAAATTTcaggccagtcttagcaattttgtgagaccctaagcaacatcACAAGACCTTATCTCTgaataaaaaaatcaatggaagggctagggatatggctcagtggttaagcaccctggcttcaatccttggtacaaataaataagggctggggatgtcgcacaggggtagaacacccctgggttcaatccccagtaccacaaaaaaattaaaaaaaagaatcatctcTAAAGACAAAGCAGTCTGAGCTATAGGGAGGAGTGGAAGCTGGTACACTGTATATATAACTCTATCTAAAAAGGCAGCTGTTAGCTGATATTAACCAGTTTGCAAGTGGGAATGAGGACTAATATTCCCAATTTTGATTTTTCAAAGAAAAGTCAGTAACCTAGATTTTTATATGTAATCTGATGGTTTAAATGTTGCATCCCTTCCAAGATATTTTAAGTCATTTTACAAGGCAAATAAAATAGGTTATGGGCTGGATTTAATCTTCAGGCTGCCATCCTGGAAACTTTAGTATATAGGATGATTTATCATCAGACAACCTGATATTTATTTGAATTCCATTTCTTATATTGACTGATTTTGTGACTTTGTGCAGATCAGTTTGATTTAGGTTTATAAAATAGGgatactggggctggggttgtggctcagcagtagagagctcgcctagcatgtgcgaggccctgggttcgatcctcagcaccacataaaaataaataaagatattgtgtccaacttaaaaaaaaaacagggatacTGATTCTTCTCCTGTGAATCTTCTAGTGTAAAGGCTGGAATACGTAGAAGTGTATTTGTAAACTGCAAAGTGTCATAAGATATGTTACTTATAGCAGTTAAGAGGTGGAGATGAGGTAGCAATTTGCAGAGATAGAAACAAGGTAGGAAAACTGAAATCCCAGAACTCAAGACTCCAAGAAATTGTAGGAAGCTTGAAGCCTGAGAAAGAAAAAGGACTACCAAATCAGAAAGAAGTTGTTATTCTTTCTGACTATTGTTTTCCATTTGTTTCCCTCCAGGACAACAACGAATGAAGTACTATGAATTGATTGTTAATGGCTCCTATACCCCTCAGACGGTGCCCACTGGGGGCAAGGCCCTGAGCGAGAAGTTCCAGGGATCTGGTGCAGCCACTGAAACGGTAAGAAGTTTGTGGTTGCTATAATCCTAACTGCTTGATTGCTAGGAGCAGGAGTCATCTTTGGAGGTTCTAGACCTCACTATCAAGTGTAGAAAGAACCAAGAAAAGATGTTTAAATGCTTTCAAGTCAGGGAACTATGATTCTTGGTTTGGGGCAACCAAGTTTTCAAATGGTGTTTTCATTTCTCCTTGCCTCCTCTCTCCCTCCAGACTGAGTCCCGCCGCCGCTCTTCCTCTGACACAACTGCCTACCCAGCAGGCACTGCTGTGGTGGGCACCCCTGGCAATGGCACCCCTTGCTCCCAGGACACAAGCTTCTCCAGCAGCCGACAAGACACCCCATCTTCCTTTGGCCAGTTCACCCCTCAGTCCTCCCAAGGAACCCCTTACACGTCTCGGGGAAGCACCCCTTACTCTCAGGACTCTGCCTACTCCAGCAGGTACAAAGCACACACTCTCTGGGTCTCCAACCTTTCAAATTCTGGGACCTGCCTCTGAGGAGATGTTCAAAGTCTGAGAGAAGTTGGAAATCATTTGTGCTGGTCTCTGAAAATTTAGCCAACTAATTGCTATCTTCAGGggccgtagctcagtggtaaagtgcttgcctagtatgtgtgaggcactggatttgattctcagcatagcATAtaaattgacaactaaaaaaatattttaaaaaattgctgtCTTCAGGGATGCTAATTGGCAACCTGACATTTAGTTTTTTGGGTGGCAGTTTAATAAGGATTTGGGCATGAGAACCAGGATGGTTGGATTTGGTCATATAGAGATGAGCCTATAACTCTTCTACTTCTTTTCCAGCACCACTTCAACCTCCTTCAAACCCCGGCGGTCAGAGAACAGCTACCAAGATTCCTTTTCCCGCCGCCATTTTTCTGCATCTTCTGCCCCAACAACCGCTTCTACAGCCATCTCAGCTACCACTACAGCCACcgcttcatcctcctcctcctcttcttcattgtcctcatcttcctcATCATCGTCTTCTTCCTCGTCCTCTCAGTTTCGTGGTTCTGACTCAAACTACCCAGCATATTATGAAAGCTGGAATCGCTATCAGCGCCATGCTTCCTACCCACCACGCCGGGCAACTCGGGAGGAGCCCCCGGGGGCCCCTTTTACAGAAAATACTGCTGAGCGCTTCCCACCTTCCTACACCTCCTACTTGCCCCCTGAGCCCAGCCGGGCCACTGACCAAGACTACCGGCCTCCTGCCTCAGAGGCCCCACCCCCTGAGCCTCCAGAACCtggtggaggtgggggtggtgggggGCCTAGCCCTGAGAGAGAAGAAGCTCGGACCTCCCCTCGCCCAGCCTCACCTGCCCGTTCCTGCTCCCCAGCCCCAGAGACCACCAATGAGAGTGTGCCCTTCGCCCAGCACAGCAGCCTGGATTCCCGCATTGAAATGCTGCTGAAGGAGCAGCGCTCCAAATTTTCTTTCCTGGCCTCTGAcacagaggaggaggaagagaacagCAGTACAGGCCCTGGGGCTAGAGACACAGGGAGCGAGGTTCCTTCTGGGTCAGGTCATGGGCCCTGCACACCCCCTCCGGCCCCAGCTAATTTTGAAGATGTGGCACCTACAGGAAGTGGGGAACCAGGGGCTGCCCGAGAGTCTCCCAAGGCCAACGGACAgaaccaggtgaggctggggtcaaCCAGGGGAGGTACTTGGTATCTGGGGAGGCAGGGTTGGACCctgagggagagggaagggaattaGAAAAGAAAAGGATCTGAGGAAAAGCCCAGGGAACAGATTCTCTGTGACTCTCCTCTGCACCCCCACAGGCTTCTCCATGCTCTTCTGGAGAGGACATGGAGATCTCCGATGATGACAGGGGTGGTTCACCCCCTCCGGCCCCAACACCCCCTCAGCAGCCTCCTCccccacctcctccacctcctcctccaccacctcctTACCTGGCTTCCCTTCCCCTTGGCTATCCTCCCCACCAACCTGCCTACCTCCTCCCACCCCGACCTGATGGGCCACCACCCCCAGAGTACCCCCCACCTCCACCACCGCCACCCCACATCTATGACTTTGTGAACTCCCTGGAACTCATGGATCGACTTGGGGCTCAATGGGGAGGGATGCCTATGTCCttccagatgcagacccagatgttAACTCGGCTTCATCAGCTGCGGCAGGGCAAGGGATTGACTGCTGCCTCTGCTGGCCCTCCTGGTGGGGCCTTTGGGGAGGCCTTTCTCCCCTTTCCGCCCCCGCAAGAGGCAGCCTATGGCTTGCCCTATGCTCTATATACCCAAGGGCAAGAAGGCCGTGGGGCATACTCTCGGGAAGCCTACCACCTGCCTTTGCCCATGGCAGCCGagcccctgccctcctcctcaaTCTCGGGTGAAGAGGCCCGGTTGCCTCCTAGGGAGGAAGCAGAGCTGGCAGAAGGCAAGGCCCTACCATCAGCGGGCACTGTGGGCCGTGTGCTGGCCACCCTAGTCCAAGAAATGAAAAGCATCATGCAGCGAGACCTCAACCGCAAGATGGTGGAAAATGTGGCCTTTGGAGCCTTTGACCAGTGGTGGGAAAGCAAGGAAGAGAAGGCCAAGGTAAGGGCCAGTGCCTAGGACTGGGCAATCTTGGACTTTAGTGGAAGAGGTAGAACTCTGGTTTTTGCAAATCAAAGCAAGTAAAAAATGAGATTGCTGGCTTTTGGGGACATACTAGTTGGTCAGGGGAGTTTTAGTGGGGAAGCAGCAGACAAGAACAGACCTGAGCTAGAAGAGCTTCACCCTGGCTCTCTGTTGCTAACTTACAGTGGAAAAGGCCCTTAAATTTTTATTGTCCTCAGTTTTTAGTTTTGCCATTTGTAAACTAGGAAAAATAGTAGCTGTTTCCTAAGGTCAATGAGCTAAGTGTGTAGACTTTTGAGGAAAATGTCTGAAAAGGACTGGTAGAGGCATGACAGAGATGGTGTCAAGTGGAGGAACAAGTTAATGCATCTCTATTCTTGGAACCTGGGAAGAGTGGTCTTCAGGCAGAAGGGATCGTCTGAGTTTCAATCCCCCTTCTGTCTGCAGCCATTCCAGAATGCAGCCAAACAGCAAGCCAAGGAAGAGGATAAAGAGAAGACAAAgctcaaagagccaggcatgctGTCCCTTGTAGACTGGGCAAAGAGTGGGGGTACCACAGGCATCGAGGCCTTCGCCTTTGGGTCAGGGCTGCGAGGGGCCCTACGGCTGCCTTCATTCAAGGTACCTTGAACTGTGATCTCTCTGAGTTGAGTGGGGAAGGGGGGCCTTCCATCCttagggtaggggtgattgggaaTTATGTGTGAGTTCTAAGTGGACCCCATGTCTTCCTTCTCACCCAGGTAAAGCGGAAAGAGCCATCAGAAATTTCAGAGGCCAGTGAAGAAAAGAGGCCACGGCCCTCCACTCCTGCTGAAGAAGATGAAGATGGTGAGTGGGAGATCAGGCAGAAAGAGAAAGGGAATGGGATActtaagagaagaaaagagcCAAGTGGAAATGTTGATATTgagttaaaatgaaaataaagccaTTCTGGGAGGTGTTAGAAGCACTGATAGGATTCTCCCTGGATCTTAGTTTGGGTCTTAACTCTGGTAGGTTGGCTTGAGTTTTTCGCCTACCATGTGAAAATGATAACTTCAGTACTTGGAATCAAACTTGGAGGTTAAACAAGTTTACTATCGTAATGTTCCCCTACAACCTTCCTCCCACTTTGTTGAAGTCTGAGCTATTGGTTAACAGCTTGTATAGCTGGGAAACTTCCTTATTGAGTCAGATCTACTTCCCAGGAAACCCATTGGCCTTAGTACTCTTTTCATGGGCCAGGCAGAACAagttgacttgctcttgttctcctaatggagaaaagaatgaaaaataaaatatgtggcgTGTGTCTAAACTATAAAATATTAGGTAATTGTAAGGTGTTTGTGTTTCTTCTCTGAGCTTCTGCTTTCTAAAAACTGAGGCCTGTTGGGAAGTTCAGCAGCAGTGTACAGAAAACTCTTCGTGTATGGGGTAGGGAAGTAGAAACATCGTTGATGGGCATTTCCCTAAACTTCACTCACCTGGCCTAGACCCCGAGCGAGAGAAGGAAGCTGGAGAACCAGGACGTCCAGGGTCCAAGCCCCCAAAGCGAGACGAAGATCGAGGCAAGACCCAAGGCAAGCACCGAAAGTCCTTTGCTCTGGATAGTGAAGGAGAAGAGGCATCCCAGGAGTCTTCCTCAGATAAGGTGAGAGGTGCCAGGTTCCTGCCTGAAGCCTATTTCCTGAATCTTTGTTCCTATGTCAGCTTCTCTCTGGGCTGGAGCCTAGGTCCTCATGGAGGACTAGCTGTTCCTTTCCTATTAGTCCTTATTCTTTTTGTTAAGGATGAGGAAGATGATGAGGAAGATGAAGAAGATGAAGATCGAGAAGAAGCTGTGGATACTGCTAAGAAAGAGACAGAAGCATCAGATGGTGAGCAAGATAG is a window encoding:
- the Setd1a gene encoding histone-lysine N-methyltransferase SETD1A, whose protein sequence is MDQEGGGDGQKAPSFQWRNYKLIVDPALDPALRRPSQKVYRYDGIHFSVNDSKYIPVEDLQDPRCHVRSKNRDFSLPVPKFKLDEFYIGQIPLKEVTFARLNDNVRETFLKDMCRKYGEVEEVEILLHPRTRKHLGLARVLFTSTRGAKETVKNLHLTSVMGNIIHAQLDIKGQQRMKYYELIVNGSYTPQTVPTGGKALSEKFQGSGAATETTESRRRSSSDTTAYPAGTAVVGTPGNGTPCSQDTSFSSSRQDTPSSFGQFTPQSSQGTPYTSRGSTPYSQDSAYSSSTTSTSFKPRRSENSYQDSFSRRHFSASSAPTTASTAISATTTATASSSSSSSSLSSSSSSSSSSSSSQFRGSDSNYPAYYESWNRYQRHASYPPRRATREEPPGAPFTENTAERFPPSYTSYLPPEPSRATDQDYRPPASEAPPPEPPEPGGGGGGGGPSPEREEARTSPRPASPARSCSPAPETTNESVPFAQHSSLDSRIEMLLKEQRSKFSFLASDTEEEEENSSTGPGARDTGSEVPSGSGHGPCTPPPAPANFEDVAPTGSGEPGAARESPKANGQNQASPCSSGEDMEISDDDRGGSPPPAPTPPQQPPPPPPPPPPPPPPYLASLPLGYPPHQPAYLLPPRPDGPPPPEYPPPPPPPPHIYDFVNSLELMDRLGAQWGGMPMSFQMQTQMLTRLHQLRQGKGLTAASAGPPGGAFGEAFLPFPPPQEAAYGLPYALYTQGQEGRGAYSREAYHLPLPMAAEPLPSSSISGEEARLPPREEAELAEGKALPSAGTVGRVLATLVQEMKSIMQRDLNRKMVENVAFGAFDQWWESKEEKAKPFQNAAKQQAKEEDKEKTKLKEPGMLSLVDWAKSGGTTGIEAFAFGSGLRGALRLPSFKVKRKEPSEISEASEEKRPRPSTPAEEDEDDPEREKEAGEPGRPGSKPPKRDEDRGKTQGKHRKSFALDSEGEEASQESSSDKDEEDDEEDEEDEDREEAVDTAKKETEASDGEDEESDSSSKCSLYADSDGENGSTSDSESSSSSSSSSSSSSSSSSSSSSSSSESSSEEEEEEEQPAVISSASSPPGEVPASLPAPVEEPEPERVAGSPVTPLSEQEKSPARPAGPTEEPPPSVPQPPPEPPAGPPAPTSRPDQRPSSPIPLLPPPKKRRKTVSFSAVEEVPAPEPPPAAPPQAKSPGPISRKVPRGVERTIRNLPLDHASLVKSWPEEVSRGGRSRAGGRGRSTEEEEGEPGTEVDLAVLADLALTPARRGLATLPTGDDSEATETSDEADRPSPLLSHILLEHNYALAIKPTPSTPAPRPPEPVPAPAALFSSPVDEVLEAPEVVVAEAEEPKQQQLQQQPEDGEEEEEEEEEESESSESSSSSSSSDGEGAVRRRSLRSHTRRRRPPLPPPPPPPPSFEPRSEFEQMTILYDIWNSGLDLEDMSYLRLTYERLLQQTSGADWLNDTHWVHHTITNLSTPKRKRRPQDGPREHQTGSARSEGYYPISKKEKDKYLDVCPVSARQLEGVDTQGTNRVLSERRSEQRRLLSAIGTSAIMDSDLLKLNQLKFRKKKLRFGRSRIHEWGLFAMEPIAADEMVIEYVGQNIRQMVADMREKRYVQEGIGSSYLFRVDHDTIIDATKCGNLARFINHCCTPNCYAKVITIESQKKIVIYSKQPIGVDEEITYDYKFPLEDNKIPCLCGTESCRGSLN